The Streptomyces laurentii genome contains a region encoding:
- a CDS encoding hypothetical protein (DUF124 domain-containing protein [Streptomyces venezuelae ATCC10712];~Mitochondrial biogenesis AIM24; pfam01987;~identified by MetaGeneAnnotator; putative): MLAVTLTGDAVKAKNGSMVAYDGEMSFKKMTGGGEGLRGMVTRRLTGEQMEVMEVRGQGTCWFADRATEINLVRLHGDKLYVEASNLLCTDASLRTGTTFTGLRGSSSGNGLFTTTVEGSGQAALLSDGPAVVLRVTPQYPLCVDPGAYVAHQGNLQQHFQSGVTFRTFMGEGGGEAFQIRFEGDGLVYVQPSERRTIGGDL; the protein is encoded by the coding sequence GTGCTCGCCGTGACCTTGACCGGGGACGCCGTGAAGGCGAAGAACGGCTCGATGGTCGCCTACGACGGCGAGATGTCCTTCAAGAAGATGACCGGCGGCGGCGAGGGCCTGCGCGGCATGGTGACGCGCAGACTCACCGGGGAGCAGATGGAGGTGATGGAGGTACGCGGGCAGGGCACCTGCTGGTTCGCCGACCGGGCGACCGAGATCAACCTGGTGCGGCTTCATGGCGACAAGCTGTACGTCGAGGCGAGCAATCTGCTCTGCACCGACGCCTCGCTGCGTACCGGCACCACCTTCACCGGTCTGCGCGGCAGCTCGTCCGGCAACGGCCTGTTCACCACCACGGTGGAAGGCAGCGGCCAGGCGGCGCTGCTGTCCGACGGGCCGGCGGTGGTGCTGCGGGTGACACCGCAGTATCCGCTGTGCGTCGACCCCGGCGCGTACGTCGCCCACCAGGGCAATCTCCAGCAGCACTTCCAGTCCGGCGTGACCTTCCGCACGTTCATGGGCGAGGGCGGCGGCGAGGCGTTCCAGATCCGGTTCGAGGGCGACGGGCTCGTGTACGTGCAGCCCAGCGAGCGGCGGACGATCGGGGGCGACCTCTGA
- a CDS encoding hypothetical protein (Domain of unknown function (DUF3817); pfam12823;~Hypothetical protein XNR_1426 [Streptomyces albus J1074];~identified by MetaGeneAnnotator; putative) codes for MDIKTASALHRLRLVSAPEAVSFLLLLVCSVLKRTTDFDAVPVMGMIHGVLFVLYVLFWLDAWNRTKWSFGKAALYFVLSVLPTGGFFAERKLKREAEDAVIASRARREGVVNV; via the coding sequence GTGGACATCAAGACCGCCTCCGCCCTGCACCGGCTCCGACTCGTCTCCGCCCCGGAAGCCGTCTCGTTCCTGCTGCTCCTCGTCTGCTCGGTGCTCAAGCGCACCACGGACTTCGACGCGGTGCCGGTCATGGGCATGATCCACGGCGTGCTGTTCGTCCTCTACGTGCTGTTCTGGCTGGACGCCTGGAACCGCACCAAGTGGAGCTTCGGCAAGGCCGCCCTCTACTTCGTCCTTTCGGTCCTGCCGACCGGCGGCTTCTTCGCCGAGCGCAAGCTGAAGCGCGAGGCCGAGGACGCGGTCATCGCCTCCCGCGCCCGCCGCGAGGGCGTCGTCAACGTCTGA
- a CDS encoding hypothetical protein (identified by MetaGeneAnnotator; putative;~sequence version:1), producing MKEIDISALTGILGPTPWKKNLDLRPLELEWGLTLPSEVKAVSGTYGDTLIDDFLFIYGPSSMRDKGNWMSQYIQGGNSQEIVGPVLPIRGGMLYWGHTIDGDQLFLTPRDEGTRWTVSAFRRSWGDWHSTDLDLISWLESVFKGEIETDWLPEWPDRHTFERDC from the coding sequence ATGAAGGAAATAGACATTTCCGCCCTGACCGGCATCCTCGGGCCAACCCCGTGGAAGAAGAACCTAGACCTTCGCCCGCTCGAGTTGGAGTGGGGACTCACGCTCCCCAGTGAGGTCAAGGCGGTATCCGGAACCTACGGTGACACCCTCATAGACGATTTCCTCTTCATCTACGGCCCAAGCAGTATGCGAGATAAAGGGAACTGGATGAGCCAGTACATCCAAGGAGGTAATTCACAGGAGATCGTCGGCCCAGTTCTACCAATCCGAGGAGGAATGCTGTACTGGGGACATACGATCGATGGCGATCAACTCTTCCTTACACCACGGGACGAAGGAACCAGATGGACTGTCTCCGCATTCCGTCGAAGCTGGGGAGACTGGCACTCAACGGATCTCGATCTGATTTCCTGGCTTGAAAGCGTATTCAAGGGAGAGATCGAGACGGATTGGCTCCCCGAATGGCCAGATCGGCACACATTCGAGCGGGACTGTTAA
- a CDS encoding hypothetical protein (identified by MetaGeneAnnotator; putative;~sequence version:1): MATGAFATLTKADYTPPPRPGLKFGLPGLNSLPAGDRARGHLIGFSMGGSNTDTRNFVPMYQRANQTMFDHAEKVILGSITEGGNQFIQVTPVYGNRQSPIPTKVEFLSFGTKTVRCEFDNTATATYRCW, encoded by the coding sequence GTGGCCACGGGCGCGTTCGCAACCCTCACGAAGGCTGATTACACCCCTCCCCCCAGGCCGGGTCTAAAATTCGGACTTCCAGGACTGAACAGCCTTCCCGCAGGAGACCGCGCCCGCGGTCACCTCATCGGCTTCTCGATGGGGGGATCGAACACGGACACTCGAAACTTCGTTCCGATGTACCAGAGGGCGAACCAGACAATGTTCGACCATGCCGAAAAAGTCATACTAGGTTCCATCACCGAAGGAGGAAATCAATTTATTCAAGTCACACCGGTATACGGAAACCGGCAATCTCCGATACCCACCAAGGTAGAATTCCTTTCCTTTGGAACTAAGACCGTCAGGTGCGAATTCGACAACACAGCAACCGCCACATACAGATGCTGGTAG